GGATCTACCGGGTGACGGGAACGCTGGTGCAGGGCATCTCCACCGAGAAGGCCAAGCAGATCGCCAAGAAGATCCGCGACGAGGGCCCGAAGGGCACGCAGGCGCAGATCCAGGGTGACCAGCTTCGCGTCACCAGCAAGAAGAAGGACGACCTGCAGGCGGTGATCAGCCTGCTCAAGGCCGGCGACTTCGACCTGGCGCTCCAGTTCACCAACTACCGCTAGTCCGGGCGGGTGCCGCGGGCGTCGGATCGTGCGCGGCCGGTTCATCGCGGCCTCGCCGATCTGACGGGTCACGGCGGTCCGTGCGGAGGGAGTCCCCCGGGGGACCGCGGCGGCGGTGGCCGGGGTCCGCGTCCGACTGTCGCGGAATCGGCTCGGCGGCACCCGGCTGTCACGTCGGCTGAACCTCGTACCGCGGCGTGTGGCATGCGATGCGTCCGGCGTCGGCCGCGGCGTGTTCCGGCCGGGCGCCGGCTCCGGCACCGTCGCACCGCGGTACCGGCCGGCCCTGTTCCATGCCCGCGCCCCGTCTCCCGGCGTCCCAGGACTCGATCACCCGATCGGCGAGACGCGGAGCCGCCGAGCCGCGCGAGGCCGAGGCGCGGACGATCGCGTCGACAGAGGCAGGAAGCCGATCTTCCTCTCCTGTGAAACGGAGCGACTAATCGTCTCGCCTGTCAAGAAAGAGCGTGTGACCCGGCGACTCGAAAAGCGTTCGCGTAATCGATTTACCGACCATTCTCCGCCCTGTCCGCTCGCGTCATGGTGTCCGAGTCGTCGGTGATCCGCCGGCGGCGGCCTTGGCGACGTAATCGATCTGACCTGGCCTTATGCTCACTGTCGTCGGCCGGTCGCTGATCGTGATTCAAGATCGAAAGGCAATCGCTTACCGGCTCACGCCATTCTGGTCAATAGCCGTGAGTAGTTTGTCGGTCACGGCAGGAAAGGTTGAGATCTAGCGCTCTGTCATGAAAGGAAGCCGGATTTCTATGGTAAAACATATGTGACCTCGTGGGTCGGCCTGCGCGAACCCTCGGCCTACTCCGCGCGCCCGGCGGGGCATGAGGAGGATGGCATGTCCGACGGCCCCGGCCAGGTCTTCGACGAGGAGTCGACGAGCCCTCCCCACCGTGCCGAAGAGCATCAGCGTGCCTTCCGCTGGTTCTCCAGTGGACTGCTGACGGTCGGCCTGCTCTCCTCCTTCTTCGTCAGCGTCATGGTGCCCGGCGACTTCGGCTCCGATCTCTACTGGACGGCGCCGCTCCTGGCCGTCGGCTTCCTCCTCGCGGAGCGCTTCACCATCCACGTCGACGTCAACCGGGTCGGCTGGACGGTCTCCTTCACCGAGATCCCACTGGTCATCGGTCTGCTCATCGCACCGTTCGAAGTGGTGCTGATCGCCCACCTGCTCGCGGGCATGGGCATGTTGATGGGCACGCTGATCAGCAGACGGGCCTACAGCCACGCGATCTACAACGCGGGGGTGATGTGCCTGGAGGTCGCGGTGCCCTTCGCGATGGTCGCGGTGTTCGGCAGGCTTCTGGAGGGCGTGGGACCGAGCTGGCTGCCGGTCATGCTCGGCGCCTTGTTCTCCCCGCTGATCAGCATGCTGCTGGCGCTGGCCGCGATGCGGGTCCTCGGTGGAGAGGTCCGCTTCTCCGGCGCGGTGCGCATGGCCGCCTACATCCTCGCGGTCGGGCTGCTGAACACGTCGGTGGGCCTGGTCGGATTCGAGTTGGCGGACCGGGCGCCGTGGGGATGGGCGCTGCTGGTCTTCCTGTGTCTCGCGGTGGCCGCCTTCTACCGCGCCTACTCGGGTCTGCTGCGGGAACGGCGTGATCTGGAGGCGCTGAGCGATGTGAGCCTCACCGTGGCGCGCTCCGGCCAGCACGTGGCGGGAAGGCCCGCGGGCGAACGGTCTCCTGCCGTCGCGGACTCCCGGGACGAGTGGCAGTCGATCACCGACCGGATCAGAGATCAGCTCAACGCCACCCGGGTCGTGCTGCATCTGCGGCTCGATCCCGACGGTGACCGGTTCAGCGTCGTCTCCGGCGAGCCGCTTCCCTCGGCGGCGTTCCCGAACGGGGAGCTCAAGGACGACCCGCTTCTCCAGCTTCCCGGCACGCAGGTGCGGTACTTCCGCGCGATCGACGCGGTCGAGGAGATCCGCTCCGCCCTGGGGCGTCGAGGCGCCTACGAGGCGCTCATCGTGCCCTTGCGCGGCGCTCACCAGCTGCTCGGTGCCGTCGAGGTGCACGACCGCATCAGTCGCTGGCGCGGATTCGGTCAGGCCGACATCCGGCTGCTGCGCACGCTGGCCAGCCATCTCGCGACCACGATGGACAACCGCAGGCTGCTGGGCAGACTGCGACATGACGCTTATCACGATCCGCTGACCGGCCTGCTGAACCGTCCCGGGTTCCGGGAGGCCGCGGACGCCCGCATCGAGCCGGGGCGCCAGGCGTCGATACTGCGGCTGGACCTGGACGTCCTCTCCACGGTCAGCGACGCTCTCGGCCACGCCTGGAGCGACCGGATGGTCGTCGCCGCGGGGGGCCGCATCCGCGACGTGCTCGGGGCCGACGCCCCGCTCGCCCGGCTGGAGAGCGGCTCCTTCGCGGTCCTGGTCCTGGACCGCGGCGACGAGGAGCTGGCCGCGCTCGCCGAGCTGTTGCTGGCCGAGGTGGTGCGCCCCTACCCGGTGGATCGCCTGACGGTGGAGGCCTCCGCCGTCGTCGGCTACGCCTGCCTGGACGAGGAGCCGACCGAGGAGGAGTCACCGGCCGACGCGCTGCTCCAACAGGCCGACGTCGCCATGCGTGCCGCCAGGACCGGTGATGCCGGGGTCCGGCGCTACGTGCCGAGCATGGGGCAGATCTTCCTCCGACGCTTCCAGCTCGTCACCCAGTTCCGGCAGGCCTTGGACACCGGCCAGGTCGAGGTGCACTTCCAACCGAAGATCGCGCTGCGCAGCCGAGCCGTCGTCGGCGTGGAGGCGCTCGTGCGATGGGTGCACCCCGAGTTCGGCAGGCTCGACCCGGACGAGTTCGTGCCCGCGGTGGAGGCCACCGGCCTGGTCGACGCGCTGACGTCCTTCGTCATGGAGCGCGCCCTGATCGAGGTGCGCGGCTGGCTCGACCGAGGACTGCGGATCTCGGCCGCGGTGAATCTGTCCGTGCGCAACCTGGCGGACGAGAGCTTCCCCGAGCGGGTCGGCGAGGCGCTCAGCAGGCATGAGGTGCCGCCGCAGCTGTTGACCTTCGAGCTGACCGAGTCCGGGGTCATGTCCGACCCGGAACGCGCGCTGCCGGTGCTGCGCAGGCTGCACGCGCTGGGCGTCGTGCTGGCCGTCGACGACTTCGGCACCGGGTACTCCTCCCTGGCGTATCTGCGGCAGCTTCCGGTCGACGAGGTCAAGATCGACAAGAGCTTCGTGTTCGGCATGGGTTCCGATCTGTCTGACATGGCGGTGGTCCGCTCGATCATCGAACTGGGCCATTCGCTGGGCCTGGTGGTGGTCGCCGAGGGCGTGGAGGAGGACGCGGTGCGGGACCAGCTCGTCGAGATGGGCTGTGACATCGCGCAGGGCTATCTGATCTCGCGGCCGCTGCCGCTGGACCGCTTCGAGGCCTGGTTGCAGGCCCGCACGGTGCGGGTCCGCGGCCTCTACGATGAGACGGTGCTCACACTGGTCGGTTAGCGCAGGTCGGCGCGGGTACCCCCGATTTCTCAATCGGGGCGATCGTTGTGTAGAGTCTGGATCGCTCCCAGCCGAGCAGGCCCCAATAGCTCAGTCGGCAGAGCGTCTCCATGGTAAGGAGAAGGTCTACGGTTCGATTCCGTATTGGGGCTCCACGATCTCGTCGCGGCACTGAGCAGTTGAGTGTCGCGGCAGAGTCGTGTTTGTTGCGTCACGTTTGCCTGGCGGTGTAGCTCAGTTGGTAGAGCAAACGGCTCATAATCGTTGCGTCGCCGGTTCAAGTCCGGCCACCGCTACCAAGTGAGATGGTCCACTGTCCATGACAGTGGTCGACCATCTCGTTCCCGCGAGACCGAGTGAGAGAGAGGCTCCCCGTGGCCGCCACCGACGTTCGCCCCAAGATCACGTTGGCGTGCGAGGAGTGCAAGCACCGTAACTACATCACCCGGAAGAACCGGCGGAACGACCCGGACCGTTTGGGCATCAAGAAGTACTGCTCGAACTGCAACACCCACCGGGTGCACAAGGAGACCCGCTGACCGGATCGGTGCTCACGCACCCCCGTCGTCACGACACGACCAGATCAGGGCCCTCACCGACACGGTGGGGGCCCTGGTCGTGTCCGGGGTCCTGACCCGCTCGTTCGCGACGGGGCCTGCGAGGGCGTCGCGGGAAGACGGCCCGCTGCCGGGCG
This genomic stretch from Actinoalloteichus hoggarensis harbors:
- a CDS encoding putative bifunctional diguanylate cyclase/phosphodiesterase, which translates into the protein MSDGPGQVFDEESTSPPHRAEEHQRAFRWFSSGLLTVGLLSSFFVSVMVPGDFGSDLYWTAPLLAVGFLLAERFTIHVDVNRVGWTVSFTEIPLVIGLLIAPFEVVLIAHLLAGMGMLMGTLISRRAYSHAIYNAGVMCLEVAVPFAMVAVFGRLLEGVGPSWLPVMLGALFSPLISMLLALAAMRVLGGEVRFSGAVRMAAYILAVGLLNTSVGLVGFELADRAPWGWALLVFLCLAVAAFYRAYSGLLRERRDLEALSDVSLTVARSGQHVAGRPAGERSPAVADSRDEWQSITDRIRDQLNATRVVLHLRLDPDGDRFSVVSGEPLPSAAFPNGELKDDPLLQLPGTQVRYFRAIDAVEEIRSALGRRGAYEALIVPLRGAHQLLGAVEVHDRISRWRGFGQADIRLLRTLASHLATTMDNRRLLGRLRHDAYHDPLTGLLNRPGFREAADARIEPGRQASILRLDLDVLSTVSDALGHAWSDRMVVAAGGRIRDVLGADAPLARLESGSFAVLVLDRGDEELAALAELLLAEVVRPYPVDRLTVEASAVVGYACLDEEPTEEESPADALLQQADVAMRAARTGDAGVRRYVPSMGQIFLRRFQLVTQFRQALDTGQVEVHFQPKIALRSRAVVGVEALVRWVHPEFGRLDPDEFVPAVEATGLVDALTSFVMERALIEVRGWLDRGLRISAAVNLSVRNLADESFPERVGEALSRHEVPPQLLTFELTESGVMSDPERALPVLRRLHALGVVLAVDDFGTGYSSLAYLRQLPVDEVKIDKSFVFGMGSDLSDMAVVRSIIELGHSLGLVVVAEGVEEDAVRDQLVEMGCDIAQGYLISRPLPLDRFEAWLQARTVRVRGLYDETVLTLVG
- the rpmG gene encoding 50S ribosomal protein L33, with translation MAATDVRPKITLACEECKHRNYITRKNRRNDPDRLGIKKYCSNCNTHRVHKETR